A genome region from Populus alba chromosome 5, ASM523922v2, whole genome shotgun sequence includes the following:
- the LOC118054077 gene encoding transcription factor JUNGBRUNNEN 1: MVEKIINMNSQDHLRSTNYKDDDDEEEVQLPGFRFHPTDEELVGFYLRRMVDKKPLRIELIKQVEIYKYDPWDLPKSSCVGDKEGYFFCKRGRKYRNSIRPNRVTGSGFWKATGIDKPVYSLGGEGRDSIGLKKTLVYYRGRAGKGTKTDWMMHEFRLPTKDNSTSTATVKAKISDQEAEVWTLCRIFKRNVSCRKYTPDLKQLSTTPQQAPIDTSSKICCQLESNYNQESYGNFGAPLIQHYDNKPPVHHVKERKPLHVDQLSYVAQPPSMASSLNISSPFGNQILTLGDWDELTSVVDCAFDPFLV; the protein is encoded by the exons ATGGTGGAGAAGATCATCAATATGAACAGTCAAGATCATCTGAGGAGTACTAATtataaagatgatgatgatgaagaagaagttcAACTTCCAGGGTTTCGATTTCACCCAACAGATGAAGAACTTGTTGGGTTCTATCTTCGTAGAATGGTTGACAAGAAGCCTCTCAGAATTGAACTCATCAAACAAGTCGAGATCTACAAATATGATCCATGGGATCTACCAA AGTCAAGCTGTGTGGGAGATAAGGAAGGGTACTTCTTTTGCAAACGAGGAAGAAAGTACAGGAATAGCATAAGACCTAACAGGGTGACAGGGTCTGGATTTTGGAAAGCAACCGGCATTGATAAGCCGGTGTATTCACTTGGAGGAGAAGGCCGTGACAGCATTGGACTCAAGAAAACACTTGTTTACTACCGCGGAAGAGCTGGAAAAGGTACAAAAACCGATTGGATGATGCACGAGTTTCGCCTTCCCACGAAAGATAACAGCACCTCCACGGCCACCGTCAAAGCTAAAATCTCTGACCAAGAAGCT GAGGTATGGACACTGTGtagaattttcaaaagaaatgtgTCATGCAGAAAATACACACCAGATTTGAAGCAATTATCAACTACACCTCAACAAGCACCAATCGACACAAGCTCCAAGATATGCTGTCAACTGGAATCTAATTACAATCAAGAAAGCTACGGCAATTTTGGTGCTCCACTCATTCAACATTACGATAATAAGCCTCCAGTTCATCATGTCAAGGAGAGGAAACCACTGCATGTGGACCAGTTGAGCTACGTAGCTCAACCACCATCTATGGCTTCATCTTTAAACATTTCCAGCCCATTTGGAAATCAGATTCTTACGCTTGGGGACTGGGATGAGCTTACATCAGTTGTAGATTGTGCTTTTGATCCCTTTCTAGTGTGA